DNA sequence from the Thauera sedimentorum genome:
GTGGAGTTCGGCATAAGGAGGGCTGTTCACAGCTGTAATTATATATAGCTTTCGACTGAGAGCAGGGGATCTGCAGGCGCGCTCCACTGCTACCCCGGCGCGTCGTCCAGCATGCGTTCAGCAACTGTCAAATCCTTGCCACAAGCGCTGCAGCGCCGCTTGACACTCCGAGCGGCGGCAGGGTATTACCTCGGTTACAAAAAAACACATGAACGCATCAGGGGTTTTGGGATGGGGGAAAAAATCTCTGCGTGTCTGCATGCGGCCATGCTCGTGGCCGCGACGCTGCTCGCGTCCACCGCGGTCGACTGCGCCCGGGCCCAGCAGGCCCAGGCCAGATGGACCATTGGCTTCGCGCAGGACACGCTGGGCAACGACTGGCGCCGCGCGCAGACCGAAGGCCTGGCCCGTGCCTTCTCCCGCCATCCCGAGGTCCGCTTCCGCCATACCGACGCAGACGGCAACACTGCCCGCCAGGTGCAGGACATCGAGCAACTGGTTGCCGAGGGCATCGACCTGCTGATCACCAGTCCGCGCGACGCCGAACTGATGGCGCCGGTCATCGACCGGGTACGTGCCCGCGGCGTGCCGGTGGTGCTGCTCAGCCGGCGCACCAGCGGTGACAGCCACAACGTCTTCATCCGCGCGGACAACCGCCAGATCGCCCGCCAGGCGGCCGCCCATCTGGCGCAGCGCCTGGGTGGCAAGGGCCGCATCCTGATGCTGCAGCACATTCCCACCACCACGCCGGCCATCGAGCGCACCGAGGGCTTCATGGATGAGCTGGCCAAGCACCCGGGCCTGAGCGTGGTCGCGGTCCGCCGGGCCGACTCATTGCGCGACAAGGCCATCCTGGCGGTCGAGCAGGTCCTCGCCGAAGGCATCGCCTTCGACGCCATCTACGCGCAGAGCGACAGCATGGCCGCCGGCGCCCGCGCCGCACTGCGAAAGCGCGGCATCGACCCGGCCAGCATCCCGACCGTGGGCATCGACTACATCGCCGAGGCGCGCGAAGCCATCCGCGCCGGCAAGCAGGACGCTTCCTTCCTCTACCCGACCTTCGCCGAGGAAGGAGCCGACGCCGCCATGCGCATCCTGCGCGGCGAGCCCGTCCCTCGCGAGATCGTCGTGGAGTCGAAGAAGATTACCCGTGACAACGTTGAACGGATCGAACCGATCTTCTGACATGCCCCGTTTATTCCGTCTGACCCACAGGCTGCTCCTTCTCTGGTTCGCTTCGGTCGCCGCGGTGCTCGGAGTATCGGGCGTCGCCTTCCTGATGTTCGAAGAGCACGAGATCGAGACCGAGCGGCGCGCCCGCATCGAGGCCGCTTTCGCCGTACTGCAGAACCACGTCGACCAGCGCGCGACCCTGCTCGGACGATCGGCGGCCACCATGGCCAACCGCCCCGGGGTGGTGGCCACCATCGGCCTGTACGCCAACTACTTCGACCCCGAGGCGGACAACGCCGCGGTGTTCGACACGCCCGCACGCGAGCTTGCGATGGAGCTTGGCGAACTCGCACGTGCTGCCGGCGCAAGCTGGGCATCGGTCATCGGCCCGCACGGCCCGGTGAGCGCCTACTGGCGCCACGGCGACGAGGACCACAAGGCCTACTTCTCGCTCCGCCCCCAGAGCGCGGAAGTCTATGTCAGCACCGGGGCGGGCGTGCCGTTCCGCGCAATCGACCAGCAGGCCTCGTTCATCGCGCGGGTGACCGCGGTTGCCGGCGCGGACGTGGGCGACGCAACGGTGGTGACCGCCTGCGCCACCGCGGGCGGTCCGGCCCTGGTGGTCAGGCGGCCGATCCAGGTGGATGCTCAGCAAGGCAGCCGCGAGTTCGGCCAGGTCATCCTGGGCGCCTGCCTGGACGAAGCCTTCGTGGACAAGGTCGCTGCGCAGGCCGGTGCCGCCTTCGGCATCGTCGGCGAGCGCAAGCTGTTCAGCGACGCGATGCCGGACATCATTCCGCCGGCAATGGCCGAGCCGCTGGCTTCCCCGGCCCAGCGGGGCGGACTGACCCTGGCCGGGATGCGCTGGCACAGCGACGAGGTCCACGTGCTGGGTGCCGGGGACTGGCTGCTGGGCGACGGCAGCCGCAATACCGCGATGTTCGTGCTCAGCCGCCAGCAGCTGTCCGAGCAGCGCAGCGCCTTGTTCACCGCCGGCCTGGCCGGCATGGGGCTGGCCGCTACCGTGGTCTTCGTCGTGGGGCTGCTGTACCTGCGCCGCAACGTCACCAGTCCGCTGGAACGCCTGGTCGCCGCGGTCGCCAGCTTGCGCGCCGGGCACTACGAGACGGTGGCCGGCGTTCGTCCGGGCGACGAGATCGGCGACCTGGTGCATACCTTCAACACCATGACCGAGCAGATCCGCGAACGCGAGAGCGAGCTGCGCCGGCTGTCGCTGGCGGTCGAGCAGAGCCCCGCGTCGGTCATCATCACCTCGCCGGACGCGAAGATCGAATACGTTAACCCGCGTTTCTCGGAGATCACCGGCTATACCGCGGCGGAGGTCATCGGGCAGGACCCGGGCTTCCTGAAGAGCGGGCACATGCCCGAGGACGTGTACCGCGAGCTGTGGGACACCATCCGCGCGGGCAAGGTGTGGCGCGGCGAACTGTCCAACCGCACCAAGGACGGACGCGTCGTCCATGAACAGACCTCGATCTCGCCGATCTTCGACGACAAGGGTGAGATTGCGCATTTCGTCGCGGTGAAGGAGGACATCACCCGGCGCAAGGAGGCCGAGGCCTATGTCAACCACCTCGCCTACCACGACGCGCTCACCGACCTGCCCAACCGCCGCCTTTTCCGCGACCGGCTCAGCCAGGCCCTGCGCCAGCACCAGCGCAACGGCGGCAAGTTTGCCCTGCTGATCCTCGATCTCGATCATTTCAAGGACATCAACGACAGCCTCGGCCACACGGTGGGCGACGAACTGCTGCGCCTGGTCGCCGGCCGGCTGAGCGGCCTGGTCCGCGAGGCCGACACCCTGGCCCGCCTGGGCGGCGACGAGTTCGCCATCCTGCAGTCCGGCATCCGCCAGCCTTCGGATGCGGCGGTGCTGGCGCAGAAGATCATCGACTCCTTCCGCGAGTCCTTCGAACTCGGACTGATGCGCCTGCACAGCAACACCAGCGTGGGCATCGCGGTGCCGACCGGCGACGTGGTGGACGTGGACGACATGATCAGCCGCGCCGACATCGCGCTGTACAAGGCCAAGGCCGCCGGCCGGGCGGGCTATGTGTACTTCGACGACGCGATGACCGCCCAGGTGCAGAACGACGCCGAGCTCGTGCATGACCTGGCCCGCGCGCTGCAACTCGGCCAGCTGTCGCTCGCTTTCCAGCCACAGGTCGAACTGGCCAGCGGGCGCCTGGTCGGGGTGGAATCGCTGCTGCGCTGGCAGCACCCGCAACTGGGCAACATCCCGCCCATCCGCTTCATTCCGCTGGCGGAGAGCCGCGGCCTGATGCCGGAGATCGGCCTGTGGGTGATGGCCGAGTCCTGCCGCCAGTGGAAACGTTGGCGCGATGAGGGGCTGGACGTCGGGCGGGTGGCGGTCAACGTGTCCGCGGTGCAGTTCAAGGGCGGCCGCGGTTTCGAGAGCATGCTGGAAACCATCGAGCGCAGCGGCGTGCCGCCGGACGTGCTGGAGATCGAGTTCACCGAATCGGCCTTCGTCGACGTCGGCAGCGACACCCTGGCCTGGATCCGCAACCTCAGCGAACGCGGGGTGCACTTCGCCATCGACGACTTCGGCACCGGCTATTCCTCGCTGATCATGCTGCGCCAGCTGCGTGCCCACAAGCTCAAGATCGACCGCGAGTTCGTCAAGGACATGCTGGCGGACCCGAACGATGCGGCCATCGTGCACGCCACGGTGTCGCTGGCCAAGACCCTGGGCATGACCGTGGTGGCCGAAGGCATCGAGGAGGCCGCGCAGGCCGACTATCTGCGCGGCATCGGCTGCGACGTTGGCCAGGGCTACCACTTCGCGCGGCCGATGTCTGCCGAGGACATCCTGACACGCTACCGTCCGGCGTGATCCGCCACGCCGTTTGATGAGAAGATGGCGCCGTCGGCGCCATTTTCATTTTCTGGGAGAACAACAACATGGCCGACGGTTACAACCGCGCCCCCGACCGCAGCCTCGACCCCGCACGCCTGCGCACCCGCTGCGCGCCGGAGAGCCTGGGCTTTTCCACCACCGATGAACTGCCCGAGGTCCCCGGCGGACTCGGCCAGGAGCGCGCCGAGGAGGCACTGCGCTTCGGCCTGGCGATGCACCACCCCGGCTATCACGTCTTCGTGCTCGGCGGCGCCGGTACCGGGCGGCACGCCACCGCCCTGCGCCTGCTGCGCGAAGAGGCGGCCAAGCGGGCGACGCCACCCGACCTGTGCTACCTGCACGACTTCGACAAGCCGCTCAGCCCGCGCCTGCTCAGCCTGCCCGCCGGTCGCGGCGGGGCATTGCGCGGCGACATGCAGACCTTCATCCGCGAGCTGCGCCCGGCCATCGACGCGGCGCTGAGCAGCGAGACCCACGCCAAACGGGTGGAGGCGCTGCAGGAGGCCCACGAGAAGCGCGAGGAGGCCTCGCTGCGCGAGATCGGCCACGCCTGCGCAGCCGACGGCCTGACCCTGCTGCGCACCCCGCAGGGCTTCGTGTTCGCGCCCACGCGCAACGGCGAAACCCTGTCCGCGGAAGAGTTCGAGGCCTTGCCCGAAGACGACCGCAAGGCCTGCGAGGCCCTGGTCGACACCTGGAGCGACCGCCTCACCGACCTGCTCAACCAGTTGCCCGACTGGCGCAAGGCCCTGCACGAGGCCATCGCCCGCGCCGAACGCGACGCGCTGGCGCCCACCGTCACCCACCTGATACGCGGCGTGCGCGAACGCTTTGCCGACCTGCCCGAGGTCGGCGAATTCCTCGACGCGATCTGCCGCGACCTGCTCGACAGCGGCACCATCTGGCGCGGCACCGGCGAGGAGGGCGAGGAGGAGGACGAAGAGGACGGCAGCCGCTTCCAGCGCTACCAGGTGAACCTGCTGGTCGATCACGCCGCCACCGAGGGCGCGCCGGTGATCAGCGAGGACAACCCGGGCTTCGGCAGCCTTGTCGGCCGCATCGAGCATGTCGCCCAGATGGGCATGGCGGTGACCAATTTCACCCTGATCCGTGCTGGCGCCCTGCATCGCGCCAGCGGCGGCTACCTGGTGCTGGACGTGGAGCGCCTGCTCGGCCACCCCTACGCCTGGGAGGCGCTCAAGCGCGTGCTGCGCAGCGGCGAGATCCGCATCGAGCCGCCGTCCGAGGCGCAGGGCTGGAGCAGCACGCTCACCCTGGACCCGGCGCCGGTCCCCTGCGACGTCAAGGTGGTGCTGGTGGGCGAGCGCGAGATGTTCTACCTGCTCAACGAGATGGACCCGGACTTTCCCGAGCTGTTCAAGGTGGCCGCGGACTTCGACGAAGACATTCCGCGCACCGCCGCCAACGAACTGCACTTTGCCGGCCTGCTGGCCAAGCTGGCGCGCTTGTCCGAGCTGCGCCCATTCGACCGCGCTGCCGTCGCGCGCCTGATCGAGCAAGGCTCGCGCCTCGCCGAAGACGGCGGCCGGCTGTCGCTGCGTACCCGCCAGTTGGCCGACGTGATGCGCGAAGCCGACCTGCTCGCGCGCCAGGATGGGCAACCGCGGGTGGGGCGCGCGCAGATCGACCGCGCCATCGCCGCACGCATCCGGCGCTTCGGCCGCTACGCGGAACAGGTGCGCGAGTCCATGCTCGACGGCACCACGCTGATCGCCACCGAAGGCCTGCAGGCCGGCCAGATCAACGGCCTCGTGGTGGTCGAGCTTGGCGGCGAGCGCTTCGGCCACCCGATGCGCATCACCGCGACGGTGCGCCTGGGCGAGGGCGATGTGGTCGACATCGAGCGCGAAACCGAACTGGGCGGCGCGATCCACTCCAAGGGCGTGCTGATCCTGTCCGCCTTCCTCGCCAGCCGCTATGCCCGCCACCAGCCGCTGTCGCTGTCCGCCAGCCTGGTGTTCGAGCAGTCCTACTCGCCGGTGGAAGGCGACTCCGCCTCGCTCGCGGAGTTGTGCGCGCTGCTCTCGGCGCTGGCCGACGTGCCCATCCGACAGTCGCTGGCGATCACCGGCTCGATCAACCAGTTCGGCGGCGTACAGGCCATCGGCGGCGTGAATGAGAAGATCGAGGGCTTCTTCGACCTGTGCGCCGCGCGCGGGCTCACCGGCGAGCAGGGCGTGGTCATCCCCACCGCCTGCATCCGCCACCTGATGCTGCGCGAGGACGTGGTCGAGGCGGTGACCGCCGGGCGCTTCGCGGTGTATGCCGTGGCCACCGTGGACGAGGCGATGGAAGTGCTCACCGGCATGGCCGCCGGCGTGGCCGACAGCAAGGGCATCATGCCGCGCAACACCCTCAACCACAGGGTCGCCACCGCGCTCACCGACATGACGGCAGCCCGCCATGCCTGGAGCGAAGGCAACGTACGACCGCGCAAGAGAGGGCGGCGGCACGAGCACTGAGCCCGGCTCCGCAGCCTCGCCCGGATCAGGCGCCGCCGCAGGGCGGCGCTCCCGCGCGTGGCTTTACGCTTATCCCCAGCGCCCGTGGGCAGAGGTGTGGATAAGCTGTGGGACAGGGCGGGAAGGGACTGAGCGGACGGACTTTTTCCGTGTTGCACAAAAAACGGGCAGGCGGGGCCCGGGGGTTTGGAACGGGGCAGAAAGGGGCCGTTTCCCGCCCACCGGCCGGTGTTCCGGGCCTGTGCTGTGGAAGATTTGCCGGCCTATCCCCAGCATCCGTGGGCAGGCTTGTGGATAAGCTGTGAGGGCGTGCGCCATCCCGTTGAGCGCACTGAGTTTTTCATGCCTGCTCAATTTTCGGGCAGCTCGGTCGTGCGCCATCGCGCGTAGAATCGGGCGTTTCCGCCGCATTGCATCGTCCAGCGCATGACTACGCCCATCCACTACCGCATCCGCCCCGCCAATCCCGCCGCACACCTCTTCGAAGCCAGCGTCACGGTGGCCGAACCGGACGCCGAAGGCCAGGTCTTCAGCCTGCCGGCCTGGATACCCGGCAGCTACATGATCCGAGAGTTCGCGCGCAACATCGTCACCATCCGCGCAGAGGCGGACGGCAAGGCGGTGGCGCTGGAGAAGCTCGACAAGCACAGCTGGCGGGCCGCACGCGTGCCGGCGGGCAGCGCGCTCACCCTGCATTACGAGGTCTATGCCTGGGATCTCTCGGTACGCGCCGCCCATCTCGATCAGACCCACGGCTTCTTCAACGGCACCAGCGTGTTCCTGATGGTGCACGGCCAGGCCGGGCGGCCCTGCACGGTGGACATCCAGCCCCCGGCCGACACCGGCCTGCGCGACTGGCGGGTGATCACCGCGCTGCCGCGCGCACGCGGCAAGGGCGCCGCGAAGGCCTACGGCTTTGGGCTCTACCGTGCGGCGGACTACGACGAACTGATCGACCATCCGGTGGAGATGGGGCGCTTCACCCTGGCCAGCTTCGAGGCCGCCGGCGTGCCGCACGACGTGGCGCTCACCGGCCGCCACGACTGCGACATGGATCGCCTCACCACGGACCTGAAACGCATCTGCGAATGGCAGGTGGCATTGTTCGGCGCGCCCGCGCCGATGGACTACTACGCCTTCCTGACCATGATCGTCGGCGACGGCTACGGCGGCCTGGAGCACCGCGCCTCCACCGCGCTGCTGGCCAGCCGCGCCGACCTGCCGTATCCCGGCATGAAGGCGATGAGCGAGGGCTACCGCCAGTTCCTCGGCCTGTGCAGCCACGAATACTTCCACACCTGGAACGTCAAGCGCATCAAGCCGGCGGCCTTCACCCCCTACGACCTGGCGGTGGAGAACCATACCGGCCTGCTGTGGGCCTTCGAGGGCTTCACCTCCTACTACGACGACTTGGCGCTGGTGCGCAGCGGGGTGATCGGCGTGGACGACTACCTCGGTCTGCTCGGCAAGACCATCTCCAACGTGTTGCGCGGCCCCGGGCGCTTGCGCCAGAGCGTGGCCGAATCCAGCTTCGACGCCTGGACCAAGTACTACCGCCAGGACGAGAACGCCCCCAACGCCATCGTCAGCTACTACGCCAAGGGCTCACTGGTGGCACTGGCCCTGGACCTGCAGTTGCGCGCGGCGAGCGCCGGCGAAAACAGCCTGGACGACGTGATGCGCCTGCTGTGGCAACGCCATGGGCAAACCGGCACCGGCGTGCCCGAGGACGGCATCTTCGCCGCGGTGGAGGACATCGGCGGCAAAACGCTGGCACGCTGGCTGCGCCGCGCGGTGGAAGGCACCGACGACCTGCCGCTGGCGCGCCTGCTCAAACCGTTCGGCGTAGCGTGGTCAGCCGAGCCGGCCAGCGCCGCGCCCTGGCTGGGCGCAAAGCTGGCTGCCGGCAACGGCGAGACCAGGCTGGCCAACGTATACGACGGCGGTCCGGCACAGCGCGCGGGGCTGTCCGCCGGCGACGTGCTGGTGGCGCTGGACGGGCTGAAAATCGGCGCCAGCGGGCTGGACGCCATGCTCGCCCGCCGCCAGCCCGGCGAACGGATAGCGCTCCACGCCTTCCGGCGTGACGAGCTGATGTGCTTCGAGCTGGAACTGGCCGCCGCGCCGGCCGACAAGATCGGCCTCAAGCCGGCGGCAAAGGCCCCGGCGGCGGCGGCGCGGCTGCGCCGCGGCTGGCTGGGGAGCTGAGGCGCCTCGGGTGTAGGAGCGGCCTTGGCCGCGATCCGGGCTGCGGAAAAATGGACGCACGCAAGTGCGTGCAATCCCGTCCCTGCCGGGAAAAGGCTTCAGGCCGCGCTGTCCTTCGCCAGCAGCTTGCCGCGCCAGTAGCGCCAGGCGAGGAAGGCGAACAACGCGGACATGATCAGCCAGAAACCCACGCCCTGCCAGAAAGCGGTCGGGTCGGTGGCCAGAAAATAGTCGCGCGGCGGGCGAACGAAATGTACGCGCCCGGTGGCGATGGCATTGATCGCCGCGCCCACGCCGCCCAAGGCGGGCGCGAACCAGATCAGCAGTCCCAGTCCGACGATCACCCGGTCGAGCAATGGCGAAGGCTGCCGGCGCGGGCGATACACGCTGTCGACGCCCGACCACAGCGCCACCACGAAGCCGGCCGCAGCCACCACCGGCATGACCGCCATGACCGCGCCGAGCGCGGTGGCGGCCAGCATGAAGCTGGCACCTTCCAGCGGCATCACCTGCGCCCAGATCTCCGGCAGGCGGATGAACAGCCAGGCCGAGGCGGCGAGCCCGATCAGGAAGGCGAGCAGGGCGTAAGTGGCCACTCGACGGGAGAAATCGCCGGGCAGTTCGGTTGCACGGGGTTTGGGAAACAGGGGCATGGGTACGGGGGATCGGGGCAAAGGCGGAAGTCTAGCGGATCTTGGCGCCGTGGGCAGAAGGCCGTGCTCAGCCGAAGTAGCCGTGCACATACCATTCGTCCGGCCTGTCCAGCGGATGGAATACCCAGCACAGGGCCTCGTCCCTGTCCCGCGCCACGTAGTAGTCGCGTCGCACGTCGGCGCCGTCCCACCAGCCGGATTCGATGCGCTCCGGGCCGGCCAGCAGGATCAGGCCGGAGCTGCCGCGCAGCGCCCTGGGCTCGGCAAGCAGCCACAGCGGGCGCGGCCCCGGCACCGGTGTGTCGGCCGGCAGGCGTGTACCGGGACGGACCGGGCGCCAGGCCCGCTCGGGGCGGTGGTCGGCACAGGGGCGCAGGCTGGTGACCGCATCCGTCCCCAGCCGGGCGACCAGGCGGTCGAACAGCAGGCCGGCGTTCTCGCGCGCGGTGTCGGGGTCGCCGAACAGATCGGCGGACTTCGGCGCCAGTTCGACCGGCAGGCCGCTTTCCAGGCGCAAGGCCTCGACCGGCGCCGGCAGGGGCAAAGCAGCCAGGCGTTCGCGCGCCAGCAGCCCCAGGCGGGCCTCGTCACGCGAGGGGGCGCCGGTGTAGAGCTCGAGCACGGTGGCCGGGCCGGACTCGTGCTCCAGGGTCAGGCTGCAGTGATCCACCGCCGTCTGGCGGGCGGTGAGCCAGGCGGCCAGGCCGGCAAACAGCCGGCGGGCCGCGAACAGCAGGGGTTCGACGTTGTCGGTGGGCGCAGCCATCGCCACCCGGGCGGTGTAGCGCGCGGGCGGTACGAACCAGTCGCGCAGGTCCGGGGTTTCGCCGCGGGCGCGGGCCAGCGCCGCACTCACCGCCGCCGCCTGCCGGCGGGCCAGCCCGTCGCGTGGCAGACGCAGGACGTCGGCCAGGCTGCGGGCGCCGATGCCGTGCAGCAGCATCAGGATGTCCTTGCCCACGCCGGCATCGGCCAGCACCGCAAGCGGCAGAGGGGCGAGGCATTCCTGCCAGCCGCCACGCGCCATGGCCAGGGTGCCCGGGCTGGAGGCCGCCAGCCAGCGCGCAGCCAGCGGGGTCGGCGCGCCGGCAATGCAGGCCTGCAGGCCGAGCGCGTCCAGTTCCTGGACAAGCGTCCCGGCCAGTGCCTGCAGGCCGCCGAACAGGCGCAGGCTGGCGGAGATCTCCAGCACCAGTCCGCCAGGCGGGTCCAGGCTGACATGAGGCGTGAAGCGACCGGCCCAATGGGCCAGCTCCGCCAGGGTGGCGGTCTCGAGTTCGGGCGCGCGCGGGCGCAGCAGCAGGTCGGGAGCCACCGCCAGCGCCCCCGCCACGCCGTCGCCCGCGCTCACGCCGAGCGCGCGCGCGGCCGGGCTGGCGGCCACCACCTGCTGGCGAGGGCGCGATTCGGTGACCGCCAGCAGGCCGGGATCAGCTGTGCCGCGGGTGAAGACCTGCAAGGGCAGGTCGGGCAGGAGCAGGGCGAGCCAGTACATGGAGGGATGGCGGTGAAAGCTTGGACTCGGTGCGGAGGCCCGGGCGCTGCGGCAGGACGAGTTCGACCGGCGCGCCGGGCGCCGGTCCGCGGCGCTTGAGGATATGGACGAGCAAACGGCCCGCGCGGGCGGACAGCTGCAGGCGCAAGGCGGCAACCGAGGGTTGGCGGGCGGCGTCCGCCGGGCGGAACAGGAACAGCGGCGTGGCCGAGTCTTCCGCCGCCAGCTGCAGGCGGCGCAGCCCGGCGTTGTCGACCCGTCCCGGCCAGGCCAGCACTGCAGTGCAGGCCCCCGATGCGGTGGCCTGGCGGGTGGCCCACAGGGTTTCGGCATCGCTCGCGGTGCGCACCAGCAGCAGGCGTTCCAGCGGCACGCCGGCCGCGGCCAGCGCCGGGGCGTAGGGCAGGCGGGGCGGAGCGATCCAGGCCAGCCAGTGGTCGGCTGGCGTGCTGCGCAGCAGCGGCAGCAACAGGGAGAGTTCGCCCACCCCGGGGCGGGCGGCG
Encoded proteins:
- a CDS encoding Y-family DNA polymerase; this translates as MYWLALLLPDLPLQVFTRGTADPGLLAVTESRPRQQVVAASPAARALGVSAGDGVAGALAVAPDLLLRPRAPELETATLAELAHWAGRFTPHVSLDPPGGLVLEISASLRLFGGLQALAGTLVQELDALGLQACIAGAPTPLAARWLAASSPGTLAMARGGWQECLAPLPLAVLADAGVGKDILMLLHGIGARSLADVLRLPRDGLARRQAAAVSAALARARGETPDLRDWFVPPARYTARVAMAAPTDNVEPLLFAARRLFAGLAAWLTARQTAVDHCSLTLEHESGPATVLELYTGAPSRDEARLGLLARERLAALPLPAPVEALRLESGLPVELAPKSADLFGDPDTARENAGLLFDRLVARLGTDAVTSLRPCADHRPERAWRPVRPGTRLPADTPVPGPRPLWLLAEPRALRGSSGLILLAGPERIESGWWDGADVRRDYYVARDRDEALCWVFHPLDRPDEWYVHGYFG
- a CDS encoding substrate-binding domain-containing protein; this encodes MLVAATLLASTAVDCARAQQAQARWTIGFAQDTLGNDWRRAQTEGLARAFSRHPEVRFRHTDADGNTARQVQDIEQLVAEGIDLLITSPRDAELMAPVIDRVRARGVPVVLLSRRTSGDSHNVFIRADNRQIARQAAAHLAQRLGGKGRILMLQHIPTTTPAIERTEGFMDELAKHPGLSVVAVRRADSLRDKAILAVEQVLAEGIAFDAIYAQSDSMAAGARAALRKRGIDPASIPTVGIDYIAEAREAIRAGKQDASFLYPTFAEEGADAAMRILRGEPVPREIVVESKKITRDNVERIEPIF
- a CDS encoding putative bifunctional diguanylate cyclase/phosphodiesterase, which gives rise to MPRLFRLTHRLLLLWFASVAAVLGVSGVAFLMFEEHEIETERRARIEAAFAVLQNHVDQRATLLGRSAATMANRPGVVATIGLYANYFDPEADNAAVFDTPARELAMELGELARAAGASWASVIGPHGPVSAYWRHGDEDHKAYFSLRPQSAEVYVSTGAGVPFRAIDQQASFIARVTAVAGADVGDATVVTACATAGGPALVVRRPIQVDAQQGSREFGQVILGACLDEAFVDKVAAQAGAAFGIVGERKLFSDAMPDIIPPAMAEPLASPAQRGGLTLAGMRWHSDEVHVLGAGDWLLGDGSRNTAMFVLSRQQLSEQRSALFTAGLAGMGLAATVVFVVGLLYLRRNVTSPLERLVAAVASLRAGHYETVAGVRPGDEIGDLVHTFNTMTEQIRERESELRRLSLAVEQSPASVIITSPDAKIEYVNPRFSEITGYTAAEVIGQDPGFLKSGHMPEDVYRELWDTIRAGKVWRGELSNRTKDGRVVHEQTSISPIFDDKGEIAHFVAVKEDITRRKEAEAYVNHLAYHDALTDLPNRRLFRDRLSQALRQHQRNGGKFALLILDLDHFKDINDSLGHTVGDELLRLVAGRLSGLVREADTLARLGGDEFAILQSGIRQPSDAAVLAQKIIDSFRESFELGLMRLHSNTSVGIAVPTGDVVDVDDMISRADIALYKAKAAGRAGYVYFDDAMTAQVQNDAELVHDLARALQLGQLSLAFQPQVELASGRLVGVESLLRWQHPQLGNIPPIRFIPLAESRGLMPEIGLWVMAESCRQWKRWRDEGLDVGRVAVNVSAVQFKGGRGFESMLETIERSGVPPDVLEIEFTESAFVDVGSDTLAWIRNLSERGVHFAIDDFGTGYSSLIMLRQLRAHKLKIDREFVKDMLADPNDAAIVHATVSLAKTLGMTVVAEGIEEAAQADYLRGIGCDVGQGYHFARPMSAEDILTRYRPA
- a CDS encoding M61 family metallopeptidase, translating into MTTPIHYRIRPANPAAHLFEASVTVAEPDAEGQVFSLPAWIPGSYMIREFARNIVTIRAEADGKAVALEKLDKHSWRAARVPAGSALTLHYEVYAWDLSVRAAHLDQTHGFFNGTSVFLMVHGQAGRPCTVDIQPPADTGLRDWRVITALPRARGKGAAKAYGFGLYRAADYDELIDHPVEMGRFTLASFEAAGVPHDVALTGRHDCDMDRLTTDLKRICEWQVALFGAPAPMDYYAFLTMIVGDGYGGLEHRASTALLASRADLPYPGMKAMSEGYRQFLGLCSHEYFHTWNVKRIKPAAFTPYDLAVENHTGLLWAFEGFTSYYDDLALVRSGVIGVDDYLGLLGKTISNVLRGPGRLRQSVAESSFDAWTKYYRQDENAPNAIVSYYAKGSLVALALDLQLRAASAGENSLDDVMRLLWQRHGQTGTGVPEDGIFAAVEDIGGKTLARWLRRAVEGTDDLPLARLLKPFGVAWSAEPASAAPWLGAKLAAGNGETRLANVYDGGPAQRAGLSAGDVLVALDGLKIGASGLDAMLARRQPGERIALHAFRRDELMCFELELAAAPADKIGLKPAAKAPAAAARLRRGWLGS
- a CDS encoding Lon protease family protein; the protein is MADGYNRAPDRSLDPARLRTRCAPESLGFSTTDELPEVPGGLGQERAEEALRFGLAMHHPGYHVFVLGGAGTGRHATALRLLREEAAKRATPPDLCYLHDFDKPLSPRLLSLPAGRGGALRGDMQTFIRELRPAIDAALSSETHAKRVEALQEAHEKREEASLREIGHACAADGLTLLRTPQGFVFAPTRNGETLSAEEFEALPEDDRKACEALVDTWSDRLTDLLNQLPDWRKALHEAIARAERDALAPTVTHLIRGVRERFADLPEVGEFLDAICRDLLDSGTIWRGTGEEGEEEDEEDGSRFQRYQVNLLVDHAATEGAPVISEDNPGFGSLVGRIEHVAQMGMAVTNFTLIRAGALHRASGGYLVLDVERLLGHPYAWEALKRVLRSGEIRIEPPSEAQGWSSTLTLDPAPVPCDVKVVLVGEREMFYLLNEMDPDFPELFKVAADFDEDIPRTAANELHFAGLLAKLARLSELRPFDRAAVARLIEQGSRLAEDGGRLSLRTRQLADVMREADLLARQDGQPRVGRAQIDRAIAARIRRFGRYAEQVRESMLDGTTLIATEGLQAGQINGLVVVELGGERFGHPMRITATVRLGEGDVVDIERETELGGAIHSKGVLILSAFLASRYARHQPLSLSASLVFEQSYSPVEGDSASLAELCALLSALADVPIRQSLAITGSINQFGGVQAIGGVNEKIEGFFDLCAARGLTGEQGVVIPTACIRHLMLREDVVEAVTAGRFAVYAVATVDEAMEVLTGMAAGVADSKGIMPRNTLNHRVATALTDMTAARHAWSEGNVRPRKRGRRHEH
- the imuA gene encoding translesion DNA synthesis-associated protein ImuA, with the translated sequence MANPLALATLPPGLVWQADRLAGSAAPGLPTGFAALDAQLPGGGWPRGALIELLAARPGVGELSLLLPLLRSTPADHWLAWIAPPRLPYAPALAAAGVPLERLLLVRTASDAETLWATRQATASGACTAVLAWPGRVDNAGLRRLQLAAEDSATPLFLFRPADAARQPSVAALRLQLSARAGRLLVHILKRRGPAPGAPVELVLPQRPGLRTESKLSPPSLHVLARPAPARPALAGLHPRHS